The Caldanaerovirga acetigignens genome includes the window TTGAAGACAACAGTACAAAAAGATAAAATTTTAACTAGATATTTTTATTGATGCTATTGAATATACAAAAAGTTAAAAAAACAAACGATACCAGATAATTCCAATTTAGGACACGGATGGAAGAAAGGAAAGAACCGAGTGAGTGCTTAAATACCGCCTGCTGGGAATGAGCACTCTATGAAAGGGCGGACTATAAATAGCCCAGTCTGTATAAGGAGAAAAATGCGAAAGAGGATGAGAGAATACGGCCTTTCCTTAGGGCTGTTTCCGACAGGCCCTTTAAATGCCATAACCGATGTGGAAGGGGTAAAGGTAGGGCACGTGACTTTGATTGCCGGAGAAGGGAAGCTCGTTCCGGGCAAAGGCCCCGTGCGGACGGGAGTAACCGCTATAATACCGCATGATGAAAATATATTCAAGGAAAAATTGATTGCCTCGTGCTTTGTGGGAAACGGCTTCGGCAAGTCCGCCGGGCTGATACAGATAAAGGAGCTGGGGACGCTAGAGACGCCGATAGTCCTCACTAATACGCTTTCCGTCGGAATCGCCTCCGATGCTCTGGTGGAGTACATGCTTTCCATAAACGATGACATCGGAGTTACGACCGGGACTGTAAACCCGGCGGTATTAGAGTGTAACGACGGTTACTTAAATGACATAAGGGGAAGGCATGTGAAAAGAGAGCATGTCATCGAGGCCATAATGAGTGCAAAAAGGGAGTTCGAAACGGGAAGCGTAGGGGCCGGGACTGGCATGATATGTCACGGGTTTAAAGGCGGCATCGGCACGGCTTCGAGGCAAATCGAAATAGGGGGAAAGGTCTACACAGTAGGGGCTTTGCTCCTCACCAATTACGGCAGGATGGAGGACCTTATTTTCAACGGCAAAAACGTGGGAAGGATGCTGAAAGAAAGGCTGGAAAGGGGTATAAAAGGTAAGAAAGACACCATAGAGGAGGACAAAGGCTCGTGCATAATAGTCATCGCCACCGATGTGCCGCTGGATGCGAGGGGCCTTGAGAGGGTAGCAAAGAGGGGAATTTTGGGCCTTGCGAGGACCGGCTCTTTCATGGGAAACGGAAGCGGCGACATTGCGCTTGCGTTTTCGACTGCGAACAGAGTTTGCCATTACGGCGAGCCTTTCATCAGAATCGAGACCCTGTCCTCCCATTCCGATGAAATAAACAAGGTGTTTCAGGCAGCGGTGGAAGCGGTGGAGGAGGCAGTATGGGACTCTATGTTCACGGCGGAAAAAATAGTAGGGAGAGACTTCCACGAAGTCCCCGTCTTGCCTGTGGAAATTTTTTTTGAGGTGCAGTGAAATTACGCACTTCTGCTTGAAACCAGGTTTACAGAATATAAAAAAATTTGATATCATGTAATCGAACTTATGATTGTAGGAGGAAGATAAATGCCAAACAGAGCTTTTGATTGGTTAAAACAAGCGATAAAGGATTTGGATCATGCAAAATTGTCCATGGAAAGCAATGATCA containing:
- a CDS encoding P1 family peptidase, coding for MRKRMREYGLSLGLFPTGPLNAITDVEGVKVGHVTLIAGEGKLVPGKGPVRTGVTAIIPHDENIFKEKLIASCFVGNGFGKSAGLIQIKELGTLETPIVLTNTLSVGIASDALVEYMLSINDDIGVTTGTVNPAVLECNDGYLNDIRGRHVKREHVIEAIMSAKREFETGSVGAGTGMICHGFKGGIGTASRQIEIGGKVYTVGALLLTNYGRMEDLIFNGKNVGRMLKERLERGIKGKKDTIEEDKGSCIIVIATDVPLDARGLERVAKRGILGLARTGSFMGNGSGDIALAFSTANRVCHYGEPFIRIETLSSHSDEINKVFQAAVEAVEEAVWDSMFTAEKIVGRDFHEVPVLPVEIFFEVQ